One genomic segment of Macaca fascicularis isolate 582-1 chromosome 19, T2T-MFA8v1.1 includes these proteins:
- the ZNF875 gene encoding zinc finger protein 875 isoform X1 — protein sequence MGTQAGSHRAGSELGRSPVGTSRPFSFHWSPQDLSSETLPFSRKSTQETRKMATGLLRAKKEASVAFRDVAVDFTQEEWRLLSPAQRTLHREVMLETYNHLVSLEIPSSKPKLIAQLERGEEPWREERKCSLDLCPAESKPEIRLCPSCPLILSNQQALSQHVWLSHLSQLFSSLWAGNPLQLGKHYPEDQKQQQDPFCLSGKTEWIQEGEDSRLLFGRVSESGTSKALSSPREEQPARSEKDNTVLDIGPSPERKADLEETDKVLHGLEISGFEEIKYEEFGPGFIKESNLLSLQKTQTGETAYMYTEWGDSFGSMSILIKNPRTHSRGKPYVCRECGRGFTWKSNLITHQRTHSGEKPYVCKDCGRGFTWKSNLFTHQRTHSGLKPYVCKECGQSFSLKSNLITHQRAHTGEKPYVCRECGRGFRQHSHLVRHKRTHSGEKPYICRECEQGFSQKSHLIRHLRTHTGEKPYVCTECGRHFSWKSNLKTHQRTHSGVKPYACLECGQCFSLKSNLNKHQRSHTGEKPFVCTECGRGFTRKSTLITHQRTHSGEKPFVCRECGRGFNDKSTLVSHQRCHSGEKPFMCRECGRRFRQKPNLFRHKRAHSGAFVCRECGQGFCAKLTLIKHQRAHSGGKPHVCRECGQGFNQQSHLIRHQRTHSGEKPYICRKCGQGFSRKSNLIRHQRTHSG from the exons GCATCCGTGGCATTCAGGGATGTGGCTGTGGACTTCACCCAGGAGGAGTGGAGATTGTTGAGTCCTGCTCAGAGGACCCTGCACAGGGAGGTGATGCTGGAGACTTATAACCACCTGGTCTCACTGG AAATTCCGTCTTCCAAACCAAAGCTCATTGCTCAGCTGGAGCGAGGGGAAGAGCcctggagagaggagagaaaatgttCGCTGGACCTCTGTCCag CAGAATCAAAGCCAGAAATTCGACTTTGCCCCTCCTGCCCTCTGATACTCTCCAATCAGCAAGCTCTCAGCCAACATGTGTGGCTGAGTCATCTCTCTCAGCTGTTTTCAAGTTTATGGGCAGGAAATCCTCTCCAGCTGGGTAAACATTATCCGGAAGATCAGAAACAACAGCAAGATCCATTCTGCTTGAGTGGCAAAACGGAATGGATTCAAGAGGGAGAAGACTCCAGACTCCTGTTTGGGAGAGTAAGCGAAAGTGGCACTTCAAAGGCACTCTCCAGCCCACGTGAAGAACAGCCAGCACGGTCCGAGAAAGACAACACAGTGTTGGATATAGGACCCAGCCCTGAAAGGAAGGCAGACCTTGAGGAAACAGACAAAGTATTGCATGGTTTAGAAATCTCAGGATTTGAAGAAATCAAATATGAAGAGTTTGGGCCAGGCTTTATCAAGGAGTCAAACCTCCTTAGCCTCCAGAAGACACAAACTGGGGAGACAGCTTACATGTACACTGAGTGGGGAGACAGCTTTGGCAGTATGTCAATCCTCATCAAAAACCCAAGGACGCACTCTAGGGGAAAGCCTTATGTGTGCAGGGAATGTGGGCGAGGCTTTACCTGGAAGTCAAACCTGATCACACATCAGAGGACACACTCAGGGGAGAAACCTTATGTGTGCAAGGATTGTGGACGAGGCTTTACTTGGAAGTCGAACCTCTTTACACATCAGCGGACACACTCAGGGCTCAAGCCTTATGTGTGCAAAGAATGTGGGCAGAGCTTTAGCCTGAAGTCAAACCTCATCACCCACCAGAGGGCGCACACTGGGGAAAAGCCTTATGTTTGCAGGGAATGTGGGCGTGGCTTTCGCCAGCATTCACACCTGGTCAGACACAAGAGGACGCATTCAGGAGAGAAGCCTTACATTTGCAGGGAGTGTGAGCAAGGCTTTAGCCAGAAGTCACACCTCATCAGACACTTAAGGACACACACAGGAGAGAAGCCTTATGTATGCACAGAATGTGGGCGTCACTTTAGCTGGAAATCAAACCTCAAAACACACCAGAGGACACACTCAGGGGTTAAACCTTATGCCTGCCTGGAGTGTGGGCAATGCTTTAGCCTGAAGTCAAACCTTAACAAACACCAGAGGTCACACACAGGGGAGAAGCCGTTTGTATGTACAGAGTGTGGGCGAGGCTTTACCCGGAAATCAACCCTCATCACACACCAGAGGACACACTCAGGGGAGAAGCCATTTGTATGCAGGGAGTGTGGACGAGGCTTTAATGATAAGTCCACCCTCGTCTCACACCAGAGGTGCCATTCAGGGGAAAAGCCTTTTATGTGCAGAGAGTGTGGCAGAAGGTTTCGGCAGAAGCCTAACCTATTTAGGCACAAGAGGGCACACTCAGGTGCCTTTGTGTGTAGGGAGTGTGGGCAAGGCTTTTGTGCTAAGTTAACTCTCATTAAACACCAGAGGGCACACTCAGGGGGGAAGCCTCATGTGTGCAGGGAGTGTGGGCAAGGCTTTAACCAGCAGTCACACCTCATTAGACACCAGAGGACACATTCAGGAGAGAAGCCTTATATTTGCAGAAAGTGTGGGCAGGGCTTTAGTCGGAAGTCCAACCTTATCAGACATCAGAGGACACACTCAGGATAG
- the ZNF875 gene encoding zinc finger protein 875 isoform X7, with product MLETYNHLVSLEIPSSKPKLIAQLERGEEPWREERKCSLDLCPAESKPEIRLCPSCPLILSNQQALSQHVWLSHLSQLFSSLWAGNPLQLGKHYPEDQKQQQDPFCLSGKTEWIQEGEDSRLLFGRVSESGTSKALSSPREEQPARSEKDNTVLDIGPSPERKADLEETDKVLHGLEISGFEEIKYEEFGPGFIKESNLLSLQKTQTGETAYMYTEWGDSFGSMSILIKNPRTHSRGKPYVCRECGRGFTWKSNLITHQRTHSGEKPYVCKDCGRGFTWKSNLFTHQRTHSGLKPYVCKECGQSFSLKSNLITHQRAHTGEKPYVCRECGRGFRQHSHLVRHKRTHSGEKPYICRECEQGFSQKSHLIRHLRTHTGEKPYVCTECGRHFSWKSNLKTHQRTHSGVKPYACLECGQCFSLKSNLNKHQRSHTGEKPFVCTECGRGFTRKSTLITHQRTHSGEKPFVCRECGRGFNDKSTLVSHQRCHSGEKPFMCRECGRRFRQKPNLFRHKRAHSGAFVCRECGQGFCAKLTLIKHQRAHSGGKPHVCRECGQGFNQQSHLIRHQRTHSGEKPYICRKCGQGFSRKSNLIRHQRTHSG from the exons ATGCTGGAGACTTATAACCACCTGGTCTCACTGG AAATTCCGTCTTCCAAACCAAAGCTCATTGCTCAGCTGGAGCGAGGGGAAGAGCcctggagagaggagagaaaatgttCGCTGGACCTCTGTCCag CAGAATCAAAGCCAGAAATTCGACTTTGCCCCTCCTGCCCTCTGATACTCTCCAATCAGCAAGCTCTCAGCCAACATGTGTGGCTGAGTCATCTCTCTCAGCTGTTTTCAAGTTTATGGGCAGGAAATCCTCTCCAGCTGGGTAAACATTATCCGGAAGATCAGAAACAACAGCAAGATCCATTCTGCTTGAGTGGCAAAACGGAATGGATTCAAGAGGGAGAAGACTCCAGACTCCTGTTTGGGAGAGTAAGCGAAAGTGGCACTTCAAAGGCACTCTCCAGCCCACGTGAAGAACAGCCAGCACGGTCCGAGAAAGACAACACAGTGTTGGATATAGGACCCAGCCCTGAAAGGAAGGCAGACCTTGAGGAAACAGACAAAGTATTGCATGGTTTAGAAATCTCAGGATTTGAAGAAATCAAATATGAAGAGTTTGGGCCAGGCTTTATCAAGGAGTCAAACCTCCTTAGCCTCCAGAAGACACAAACTGGGGAGACAGCTTACATGTACACTGAGTGGGGAGACAGCTTTGGCAGTATGTCAATCCTCATCAAAAACCCAAGGACGCACTCTAGGGGAAAGCCTTATGTGTGCAGGGAATGTGGGCGAGGCTTTACCTGGAAGTCAAACCTGATCACACATCAGAGGACACACTCAGGGGAGAAACCTTATGTGTGCAAGGATTGTGGACGAGGCTTTACTTGGAAGTCGAACCTCTTTACACATCAGCGGACACACTCAGGGCTCAAGCCTTATGTGTGCAAAGAATGTGGGCAGAGCTTTAGCCTGAAGTCAAACCTCATCACCCACCAGAGGGCGCACACTGGGGAAAAGCCTTATGTTTGCAGGGAATGTGGGCGTGGCTTTCGCCAGCATTCACACCTGGTCAGACACAAGAGGACGCATTCAGGAGAGAAGCCTTACATTTGCAGGGAGTGTGAGCAAGGCTTTAGCCAGAAGTCACACCTCATCAGACACTTAAGGACACACACAGGAGAGAAGCCTTATGTATGCACAGAATGTGGGCGTCACTTTAGCTGGAAATCAAACCTCAAAACACACCAGAGGACACACTCAGGGGTTAAACCTTATGCCTGCCTGGAGTGTGGGCAATGCTTTAGCCTGAAGTCAAACCTTAACAAACACCAGAGGTCACACACAGGGGAGAAGCCGTTTGTATGTACAGAGTGTGGGCGAGGCTTTACCCGGAAATCAACCCTCATCACACACCAGAGGACACACTCAGGGGAGAAGCCATTTGTATGCAGGGAGTGTGGACGAGGCTTTAATGATAAGTCCACCCTCGTCTCACACCAGAGGTGCCATTCAGGGGAAAAGCCTTTTATGTGCAGAGAGTGTGGCAGAAGGTTTCGGCAGAAGCCTAACCTATTTAGGCACAAGAGGGCACACTCAGGTGCCTTTGTGTGTAGGGAGTGTGGGCAAGGCTTTTGTGCTAAGTTAACTCTCATTAAACACCAGAGGGCACACTCAGGGGGGAAGCCTCATGTGTGCAGGGAGTGTGGGCAAGGCTTTAACCAGCAGTCACACCTCATTAGACACCAGAGGACACATTCAGGAGAGAAGCCTTATATTTGCAGAAAGTGTGGGCAGGGCTTTAGTCGGAAGTCCAACCTTATCAGACATCAGAGGACACACTCAGGATAG
- the ZNF875 gene encoding zinc finger protein 875 isoform X8: MLETYNHLVSLEIPSSKPKLIAQLERGEEPWREERKCSLDLCPESKPEIRLCPSCPLILSNQQALSQHVWLSHLSQLFSSLWAGNPLQLGKHYPEDQKQQQDPFCLSGKTEWIQEGEDSRLLFGRVSESGTSKALSSPREEQPARSEKDNTVLDIGPSPERKADLEETDKVLHGLEISGFEEIKYEEFGPGFIKESNLLSLQKTQTGETAYMYTEWGDSFGSMSILIKNPRTHSRGKPYVCRECGRGFTWKSNLITHQRTHSGEKPYVCKDCGRGFTWKSNLFTHQRTHSGLKPYVCKECGQSFSLKSNLITHQRAHTGEKPYVCRECGRGFRQHSHLVRHKRTHSGEKPYICRECEQGFSQKSHLIRHLRTHTGEKPYVCTECGRHFSWKSNLKTHQRTHSGVKPYACLECGQCFSLKSNLNKHQRSHTGEKPFVCTECGRGFTRKSTLITHQRTHSGEKPFVCRECGRGFNDKSTLVSHQRCHSGEKPFMCRECGRRFRQKPNLFRHKRAHSGAFVCRECGQGFCAKLTLIKHQRAHSGGKPHVCRECGQGFNQQSHLIRHQRTHSGEKPYICRKCGQGFSRKSNLIRHQRTHSG; encoded by the exons ATGCTGGAGACTTATAACCACCTGGTCTCACTGG AAATTCCGTCTTCCAAACCAAAGCTCATTGCTCAGCTGGAGCGAGGGGAAGAGCcctggagagaggagagaaaatgttCGCTGGACCTCTGTCCag AATCAAAGCCAGAAATTCGACTTTGCCCCTCCTGCCCTCTGATACTCTCCAATCAGCAAGCTCTCAGCCAACATGTGTGGCTGAGTCATCTCTCTCAGCTGTTTTCAAGTTTATGGGCAGGAAATCCTCTCCAGCTGGGTAAACATTATCCGGAAGATCAGAAACAACAGCAAGATCCATTCTGCTTGAGTGGCAAAACGGAATGGATTCAAGAGGGAGAAGACTCCAGACTCCTGTTTGGGAGAGTAAGCGAAAGTGGCACTTCAAAGGCACTCTCCAGCCCACGTGAAGAACAGCCAGCACGGTCCGAGAAAGACAACACAGTGTTGGATATAGGACCCAGCCCTGAAAGGAAGGCAGACCTTGAGGAAACAGACAAAGTATTGCATGGTTTAGAAATCTCAGGATTTGAAGAAATCAAATATGAAGAGTTTGGGCCAGGCTTTATCAAGGAGTCAAACCTCCTTAGCCTCCAGAAGACACAAACTGGGGAGACAGCTTACATGTACACTGAGTGGGGAGACAGCTTTGGCAGTATGTCAATCCTCATCAAAAACCCAAGGACGCACTCTAGGGGAAAGCCTTATGTGTGCAGGGAATGTGGGCGAGGCTTTACCTGGAAGTCAAACCTGATCACACATCAGAGGACACACTCAGGGGAGAAACCTTATGTGTGCAAGGATTGTGGACGAGGCTTTACTTGGAAGTCGAACCTCTTTACACATCAGCGGACACACTCAGGGCTCAAGCCTTATGTGTGCAAAGAATGTGGGCAGAGCTTTAGCCTGAAGTCAAACCTCATCACCCACCAGAGGGCGCACACTGGGGAAAAGCCTTATGTTTGCAGGGAATGTGGGCGTGGCTTTCGCCAGCATTCACACCTGGTCAGACACAAGAGGACGCATTCAGGAGAGAAGCCTTACATTTGCAGGGAGTGTGAGCAAGGCTTTAGCCAGAAGTCACACCTCATCAGACACTTAAGGACACACACAGGAGAGAAGCCTTATGTATGCACAGAATGTGGGCGTCACTTTAGCTGGAAATCAAACCTCAAAACACACCAGAGGACACACTCAGGGGTTAAACCTTATGCCTGCCTGGAGTGTGGGCAATGCTTTAGCCTGAAGTCAAACCTTAACAAACACCAGAGGTCACACACAGGGGAGAAGCCGTTTGTATGTACAGAGTGTGGGCGAGGCTTTACCCGGAAATCAACCCTCATCACACACCAGAGGACACACTCAGGGGAGAAGCCATTTGTATGCAGGGAGTGTGGACGAGGCTTTAATGATAAGTCCACCCTCGTCTCACACCAGAGGTGCCATTCAGGGGAAAAGCCTTTTATGTGCAGAGAGTGTGGCAGAAGGTTTCGGCAGAAGCCTAACCTATTTAGGCACAAGAGGGCACACTCAGGTGCCTTTGTGTGTAGGGAGTGTGGGCAAGGCTTTTGTGCTAAGTTAACTCTCATTAAACACCAGAGGGCACACTCAGGGGGGAAGCCTCATGTGTGCAGGGAGTGTGGGCAAGGCTTTAACCAGCAGTCACACCTCATTAGACACCAGAGGACACATTCAGGAGAGAAGCCTTATATTTGCAGAAAGTGTGGGCAGGGCTTTAGTCGGAAGTCCAACCTTATCAGACATCAGAGGACACACTCAGGATAG